The Nitrososphaerales archaeon genome has a segment encoding these proteins:
- a CDS encoding EVE domain-containing protein, translated as MTRYFIFVVKDHLKGNVIIPASEVLANRVKYGFWSLNSKTPNFKSIKRGDKVIFYLAGKEGRKFVGMCTLASEVYPVSEVEKRVAMGLPSSTMDYVVDLREVEIWNDPVELNEVAPKLSFIKDLNKAKMYFRGGVRAIKEEDFNRIVLMGRAKNSSIT; from the coding sequence ATGACGAGGTACTTTATCTTTGTGGTTAAGGATCACTTAAAGGGGAACGTAATCATCCCAGCTAGTGAAGTACTAGCTAATAGAGTTAAGTATGGATTTTGGTCACTTAACTCGAAAACTCCCAACTTTAAATCAATAAAGCGAGGAGATAAGGTGATCTTTTATCTGGCTGGTAAAGAAGGGAGGAAGTTTGTAGGTATGTGTACGTTAGCTTCAGAGGTCTATCCGGTATCTGAAGTAGAGAAAAGGGTTGCCATGGGCCTACCTTCATCGACTATGGATTACGTCGTAGATTTAAGAGAGGTCGAAATTTGGAATGATCCAGTCGAGTTAAATGAGGTAGCACCGAAGTTATCTTTTATAAAGGATCTGAATAAAGCGAAGATGTACTTCAGAGGAGGGGTAAGGGCCATTAAAGAGGAGGACTTTAATAGGATCGTTCTAATGGGCAGAGCGAAGAATTCTTCAATCACTTAA
- a CDS encoding ABC transporter ATP-binding protein gives MVELLRVENINAGYQSFQVLFDVNTTIERGKITVVVGPNGSGKSTFLKTICGLTTIYSGRIFYMNKEITGLSPHQLAKEGIAYLPQIGNVFLNLTVKENLIMSSYTLDKYTTQERIKEVTEYFPMIKAFWNRKAITLSGGERQILAMAMALVRRPKVMLFDEPTANLSPKMALQIFDEIIKLRDEYGITVVLVEQNARKALERGNRALLFVNGRIIFEGEPNELLNHSELSSLYLGVKS, from the coding sequence GTGGTTGAATTGTTAAGGGTTGAGAATATCAACGCTGGTTACCAAAGTTTTCAAGTTCTTTTTGATGTAAACACAACTATAGAGCGTGGAAAGATCACCGTCGTGGTTGGACCGAATGGTAGTGGCAAAAGTACCTTCCTAAAGACCATCTGTGGATTGACCACTATATACTCTGGCAGAATCTTTTACATGAATAAGGAGATAACTGGTTTATCACCACACCAATTGGCAAAAGAGGGTATAGCCTATCTACCACAGATCGGAAATGTCTTCTTGAATCTAACTGTGAAAGAGAATCTGATCATGTCGAGTTACACTCTTGATAAATATACAACTCAAGAGAGAATAAAGGAAGTTACCGAATATTTTCCTATGATAAAAGCATTTTGGAATAGAAAGGCGATCACACTAAGTGGAGGGGAGAGGCAGATATTGGCTATGGCTATGGCTTTGGTAAGAAGGCCGAAGGTTATGCTCTTCGATGAGCCAACCGCTAACCTCTCTCCCAAGATGGCTTTACAGATCTTTGATGAAATAATCAAGCTCAGAGATGAGTATGGTATAACGGTAGTATTAGTGGAGCAGAATGCGAGAAAGGCTTTGGAGAGGGGTAATAGGGCATTATTATTCGTCAATGGAAGGATAATCTTCGAGGGTGAACCAAATGAACTATTAAATCACTCAGAGTTAAGTTCACTCTATTTGGGAGTTAAGAGTTAG